TATGCTCACTAGTAACTTCTTCATCTGGACAAGAACTAAAAGcgatattattataatttaaatcaCAGTATAAGCAACTAAACTAATTTGCTCAGTGGGCGCCGCCAAGCGCAGCTACATGTGCTCTGCACCCATAAGGGGGAGAGATGCAGAGGCATATGTGGTAACGACAACGGCGTTGCGTCGACCCGCCgtagtacatatgtatgtacatattgttCTATGtacgcatatatatatatatgtatacgtgTTGTTTGTTGATAAGCGGCTAAAGCGTTGCCTCTGCTTGTATTCGTATCGATAACCCCTACTACGCCGGCTCTCTAGATGGAGCTTGGGACCATGtgtacgttttttttttgtgtgtatatacacatatatatatacaaatatagttgagcatgtgtgtgttttgttgtaTTGTATGTGCGTCCAGCTGGGCAAGAATATAAAAACAGCCCACGGGtaatgatgacgatgatgagcACAGGGGATTTCGATTCCAATCAGTTCTAGCTTGTGCTCATTATAAAAACATTATGGCCATCGATGCTCCGATTTTGCCAATTAATCCAAGTGCTCAGCTGGAAAAACTGTCCCcgaccaccaccaccatcaccaccaGTAGTCAAGTTAAAGCCTCTACAGAATTCTTTTCCAGCGGTGGACTTACAGCTTGGTTCGATGGCAGCGATTCCGTTGGCATTTCATTCATCTCGAACACTTCGTCCCCGAACGAGGGAGTGTGAAATTGATCCATGGCCAGCGTCTATAAAACTCTTTTACAAGTGTAAAGATTTTATTTGGCGTAAATTATTATAGagtatttgattaaattataatataatacaCACATTTAATTCTGGTATTTTCGCTATAGTGTGACCAGCTGCCACTAGCGGCAAAAGGACAAACGTAAGCGTTTTTCAGCACCGTTTGTGAATTGTGTTAAATTCGAATGTGACCGTTACATAAAAATGCTTTTTGAAGTACACTTCATAATAAGTTGAAATTATATTAACTAAATTCGGAAAttgattaattaaaataatgtaCCCGAAATGAATTTCACGGGCtcataaaagaaaagtaagGAGTAATAAAAGCCTTGGTGTAGTGTtttcaaatacatacatagtcaaaacataacttttatttaaagatTTGTTACGTAATAATTAATTATCTAGCaggcttttattttttaatatatgaaatctaaaaattaacacacacatacacttacTCAATGTTTATTtagaacataaaaaaaaatttagtatATAAGAACTTTTTGGCTCATAATAATGAATAGTTATACTAAATTTAAAGTCCCCAAGCTGTTGTCAAACTGGACCCAGAATGTTGATCGGCTTAAAAGTACGAGCAAGCAAACTAATAACGGAAGATCATCAAAAAATACTGATGTAAATAAGTGTTCCACAGATGATTTGAATATGAATTGCTTTGCCTGTGGCACCAATGCAAAATATATGGAgtacttattttcaaaatgggTGAAAGATGAAACTTCTGTTCATGTGGTATGAATGATaatgtacaatttttttttgctatttgctATGAATTTTACCGATTTATTGTAGTCGTGGCACAAATACTTTGCCGGCATTTTCCCTAAGAGCGATGAAGAAGACAATCGGGCTAAAGCATTTCCTGGAGCTCTATCTGATCTTTTTAAACTGGAGGAAGACAAAAAATAACACTCATCCCACATGACTTTACCTTCTGCACGCTTACCTTTAAGATTTAAGGCAAACGGATAAGCGGAATGTACTTCTCTTCATAAAATTGTCGtgaaaagaaatcaaataaaatttagaaacatttaataaatagttgaaattaatttttattctgttatgtaaaaaagaaaatagcatttttgttaaattagaaattttatttactGAAATTTTAGTATTTCAGTTATTTTACGCTTTGAGGACGTTTCACGGCGACAAAAGGctacatttttatttagtgTTGGTTAACGTTAAATAGTGGTACTTCAAAGCTGGTCGCACTGGTAGATTTGGCGCCTTTACTTTAGCTAGTGGGTGAAAGGGATGTCCATATTTCTGGCTCTATCTGTAAAAACAGGCGATCGCAGTAACTTTTATACAGGtaagtttaaataaatttttaccTAAGAATATCCTTATTAAATAACCTGTTTTGTTCAATCCCACAGGTTATTAAATTgtgaaaaaatcaaaaaactttAAGCATTCCAACTCGCGGCATCCAAATGTTTGAAAAACATGTAATAAGTAACATTCATCAGACGGATAACTCAATTATGAAACTTTGGGGAtcccagcaacagcagcagaagcaagTGCTGTCAGAATGACATTTGTCAAACAAATGGTGCAACAAGCTGGATCCTAGCAGCCTTGTGTAAGTGTGTAATCATTTTAATCGAAACGTCAAATTGGCCATTAGTTTTGAAACATACAATAtccaaattaatatttttatactgCCTTTTTTATTACACGCAATCTCCATCTAAATTCGAAATTCACTGTAATTCGGTAATAGACTTTGAAGGCAAAATTTTTGGATATTCTATGCCATGAACCAGGGCCGCGTTAAACATCTAATGTTGGTGGTGaatttttcgaaaattgaTGTTGCTCCCAGGCTTTTAAGGGAGTATGCACGTTACCATTATCGGAAACTGCAAACGTCCAGTTCAGTTTGCAAGAGTAGCCAGGATAATACCAAGGACACGGATAGTTTTGCGAATGGCAGCAGTGCCGCCTATATAGAAGGTCTATATACCAAATGGTCGAAAAACCCCAGATCAGTGGATTCGGTAAGTTAATGAAATTAGTCATAATCCATAATTTAGTGGTTAAgctacttttcttttatttgtagTCATGGGATGCCTATTTCAGTGGCAAGCCACGTAGTATATCCACTACACCGTCACTGTACAAGAAGTCCGAAGTGAGTGCAGATTCGTCGGCaactaaaacaacaaaagatgcggcagcagcagccccGCCGCCTGCGTCAGCGGGTGGAgtagcaccagcagcagcagcaggagcaccACCGGCAGCTGACTGGAAATACATAGATGATCATCTCACAGTCCAGGCTATTATCCGAGCGTATCAGGTGCGAGGACATTTAGCTGCCGATCTGGATCCTTTGGGTATTGTTGGACCACCAGGCATTACCTCGGTAGACGGCAAGAAACGAAATGCCGCTCAAGCGGTACTGCGCCAGCATTATACCTATGTATTTAGTaagcatttaaatatttctattggtttcaTGCCCTTCTAAATTCTTGGTTTCCTTAGATGATCTCAATGCCACATTTAAATTACCATCTTCCACCATGATCGGCGGTGATGAGCAGTTTCTGCCTTTGAAGTAGGTTATCCCCACGAGAATGTAATGACACCTACTAAGAATTGCTTCTTAATGTCTTGACAGGGAAATTTTAGATCGTCTGGAGCGAGTGTATTGTGGTCACATTGGAGTGGAGTACATGCAAATTACGTCTTTGACAAAAACCAACTGGATACGCGAAAGATTTGAGAAGCCTGGTGCCATAATGTTTAATCCTGATGAAAAGAAGTTAATTCTAGAGCGCCTCACGCGTTCCACGGGATTCGAAAACTTTTTGGCCAAGAAGTTTACGTCGGAGAAACGTTTCGGTTTAGAGGGTTGCGACATAATGATACCCATCATGAAGGAGATCATCGATAGATCGACCAAATTAGGAGTAGAGTCCATATTTATAGGCATGGCGCATCGCGGCCGTCTTAATGTTCTGGCCAATATTTGTCGTAAGCCTATTCCTGATATTTTGTCACAATTCCATGGCCTTAAGGCCACCGATTCGGGATCTGGCGATGTGAAATACCATCTTGGTCTATTTACGGAACGTCTTAATCGAGTGACAAATAAGAATGTGCGCATAACTGTGGTCGCCAATCCTTCACATTTGGAGTATGTGAATCCGGTGGTGTTGGGCAAGGCACGTGCTGAAATGTATCAACGTGGTGATAGCAATGGTAGTAAGGTTCTCTCCATTATCATACACGGCGACGCTTCCTTCTGCGGCCAGGGTGTGGTGTACGAGTCAATGCATCTATCGGATTTGCCATGCTACACAACTTTTGGCACCATTCATATAGTGGCAAACAACCAGGTGGGTTTCACAACAGATCCACGTTTCTCGCGCTCCTCACGTTACTGCACGGATGTCGCTCGTGTGGTCAATGCCCCAATCTTTCATGTGAACGCCGATGATCCTGAGGCATGCATACACTGTGCTCGCGTCTCTACCGACTATCGGGCCGAATTCCACAAAGATGTCGTCATTGACATTGTGGGCTATCGTCGTAATGGTCATAATGAAGCTGATGAACCCATGTTCACTCAACCCCTCATGTATCAGCGCATAAGAAAGCTTCAACCAGTTATGCAAAAATATGCCGAGAAGCTAATCAAAGAGGGGGTCGTTCAGGAGAAAGAATATAAGGACATGATCGCAAAATATGAGAAAATATGCGACGACGCTTTCATCGAGTCTAAGAAAGTGAAAACCATCAAGGTTTGTGTAATTTATGTAAAGTTAATTAATCTACTTTTAATCCGTCATATCGTGTAGTATTCTTCGTGGATCGATTCGCCGTGGACGGGCTTTTTTGAAGGGCGAGATCGTTTGAAAGTTTGTCCCACTGGAGTTAGCTTGGAAACCCTTAATAATATTGGTGAGATCTTCTCGAATCCGCCGCCTGCCGAGCACAAGTTTGAGGTGCACAAGTAAGTAGACGTGATAAAACAGTCCAAAGAACTGAAAATGAACCTCAGccttcttcttttcttttgatttgaaGGGGAGTCCTTCGTATATTGGCCTTGCGCAAGCAAATGGTAAAATCGCAAATGGCTGACTGGTCTCTGGGTGAGGCTTTTGCCATTGGCACTTTACTGAAGGATGGCATTCATGTGCGACTATCTGGCCAGGATGTGGAGCGGGGAACCTTCTCCCATCGACATCATGTCTTCCATCATCAAAGTCAGGACAAGGGTCGATATAATTCCATTGAGCATCTATATCCCGATCAGTCACCTTATGTTGTTTGCAATAGCTCCTTATCGGAGTGTGCCATAATGGGCTTTGAGCATGGCTACTCGATGGCCCATCCCAATACACTGGTCATATGGGAGGCGCAGTTTGGTGATTTTGCGAACACAGCCCAAACAATTATCGATTCCTTTATAGCCAGTGGTGAAACGAAATGGGTTCGCCAATCTGGGCTTGTTCTTCTGCTGCCGCATTCCATGGAGGGTATGGGGCCAGAGCATTCCTCCGGTCGCATTGAACGCTTTTTGCAGCTAAGCGATGACGATCCAGACATCTATCCCGATACTTGTGATTGTGATTTCGTAGCTCGCCAACTAATGGACACGAATTGGATTGTGACAAATCTATCGACGCCTGCCAATCTCTTTCATGCTTTGCGCCGTCAAGTGGCCTTAGGTTTTCGTAAACCGCTAATTAATTTTTCACCAAAATCTGTTTTGCGTCACCCATTGGCCCGGAGTCCATTCCGTGATTTTACCGAATGCAGTGAATTTATGCGAATAATACCCGAAACCGGCAAAGCAGGCTGTAAACCTGATTGTGTGGAAAAGGTTGTCTTTTGTTCAGGAAAGGTCTACTACGATTTGGTCAAGGAGCGTGAGGAACACGAGCAAGACGAAACTGTGGCCATTATTCGCGTAGAACAGGTGATTAAATCTGAAGCTTCTTTGGCCCTTGGCCAATGGTAATTTTCGACAATTGTTTATGCTTTTAGGTCTGTCCGTTTCCATATGATTTGAtaaccaaacaaattgaaCTATATAAGAATGCCGAATTGATTTGGTGTCAGGAAGAGCATAAAAATCAAGGATCTTGGTCGTATGTCCAGCAACGTTTCGATACCACGCTAATCAAAATGGAAGACGAAACGTGAGTACAACCAATCAATTGATTCTCAATGATTGCTCAAATAGTTTTCTCATTCTAAACACATTCTACATAAATGCCAAGGCGCAATCCCAGGCCATGGCCACGCCTACCTGATAAATGTGTGACTGTTTAATTAGTTAGCCGCATTCGTTATACGATTGACATACTCTGCCCCAAGGTATTGAGCAAATGATTGGTTTTagtttgaaattgtttttattatttgaataGACAAAAACTTTGCCTTTACTCTCACATACATAATTAAGATCTTTAAATGTGACACTTGCTACGATATTTCTTAGATGTTGGTAATTGAAAATCAACTGCTACATATCCCTCCATTCAGAATGCTGCAAAgtatttgtctttttttttttttttttgtgtttttgattcaatttgctttttgCGTTGTCAGTAATTGGCCTGATTTGTGGCCTCGTTGCCAGATTTGCACTTTGAACAAATTGCGAGACACACACAACCATGTCTGTCGATGAGGTGGTAAGCAAAAACTAGCGCAAGGAACTTGGCACAGTTTTTCGGTTGAACGTCCCATTGCCATTTCTATTCtatgcaaatatatatttacatacttacatatatttttcttgCATGCTTCTCGCACAATCAACATAAAATTCAATGGGACAATTTCAACAACTGCATCTGTGAATGATTTATTAAAAGAGACCCCGCCCCCCGTCCATCCAGAAATCCAAACTAAATAGACAAATTTATAAGGCTTTACTGAGAGACATAATTAAAAGACACTTACTTCAATACTAGGCAAAACTTTTGAGTTCCATCTCTGAAGATTTTAATGCAATGTGTGTAATGGCTACTTCAAAAGGCGGCGCAATCCCTGTTTAGTTCCTTCTCCATTAtggttgtttttattttctgtttttttttttgttttggctacATCTTCAAGGGAATCATTTGTGTTGGTTGTTAGTTTCAATGGCAAAATTTTATGttagaaaaaataaatggcGCAAGGGGCAAACTCAAGAACGCCTCGTGCATTTCATGTGCATTCATTGccataaacataaatttttaataaaaattaccACGCAAGTTTAGTTAAATTAGTCGCAGCCTTTACGAAAAAAGAACACCAATTAAATAAGTACATAGATTAAAATCGATTTATATAATTgattatatacttatataatTGAAATGCAATGAATATTTGGTTTGCATCAAAAGGCCAATAGAatcgtctgtgtgtgtgggggttCAATGAATGGATTGGTATGTGATTATTGGCCATATTGGTTAAGGGGCAAGAAATTCCATTGCGATTTTGCAAATTCAtcttacatatacatacatacatacatatctatcgAATTCGAATATTTTTCTAACattattcattttgttttgattttgttgtttttgtttgtttctttctttctttctttgctGTGTGCTAGTGCACTTGGCCCCAACGGCCTCAAATGTTTTTTGAATGAAAAATCCCacacatttttaatatattaaatatggcaaATTTTGCAttataagtacatatgtatgtacatacatatctctTATGCCTCATCTCTATGTATAAAACATATGCATAAGCTGCATATTTTTTACCCTTCCTTTTCTACCCCTTCTCTTCCGTcctacaacatttttttttctttgttgtttttcttaacgcaaatttaattttcttgtaCGAGTAAGCAAGGCGATAATTATTTAAGATTTATCTTAGCTATATTCCGTTTATACACAAAACtcaactgaaaaaaaaaaaactaatccCCAAAGTCTGGGAGCCGTTTACTAAATACCCTGACCCAAAGATAGAAGGGCAAAGAGGGAGAGTGAGTAAGAGGAGCAATTTGCCAAGAAATGCGAAACAAAGTTACAGTTATTTACAACTTTTCCGTAAACCCATTTGGGTTTTTTAATATACCCCATTTAAATGTAGTGTACAGGCAGCTACTAAAAAAAGAGAGCAAATTGCTTAAAGCCTTGGCAATCAATTATGAAAATTGTGCAAACAAATTCTTTGAGTGCATCAGAATGGTCGGTCAATCTTCTCTAGACTCGAACTCTATATGAAGGCCAGGACGATGCtacataaaaacaacaaacactGTCCAGCAGTCCACATTGGGCTATTTATTTCagcccatcatcatcatcatcatgagtGGGTTTTTAGgcaattttgaaaatatttatggtGTGGCTTTGAGGAATGTCAAATATCCATTTCAAAATCATGGAATTCAGCAAGGTCATTCAGTCAGTGGTGTGGTGGTCCGACTTTCACATACTCTGgaacaaatatgtatatttttgatATGGAAAAATGCCGcgcaaaaaaacaatttccaaTTTGAATGAAATGTATGCACGGAAGGGGGGAAAGCTTTATATAAATAACTGTGGGTTATTCATGTtattcatatgtatattcatttaTGAGTCACGAGACCGGAAGGGCGAACGGCGATTCATATTGATAAATGGTTATGTCCAGATCGAAGCAGCAATTTGGCTTGTCTGTACAATTTATAGTGGCGGAAATGCTTTACTTTGTCCAATTTGTCTTATTTTGGCGATATTTTGACTTGGCTTATATTAATTCTTGTCGTTTTTGTGATTGAAACTATATAATAGTAATGATAATTTGTAGGAAATGGTTATGGATCttgtatatagatatttttatttcaagcCCAGGAACCTCATTTCTCATTTCCAAAGtttcatttctttatttttttttttcaaatttttgatggactgagtgaaaaaaaaaacataatgttgatgatgatgatatgtGTCAGTGTTTCGATTGAGACCAGAAACGAACAGAAGAAGAGTGTACAATAGAATAAAACAGCatagaacagaacagaacagccGAGAATAGGACTAGGTAGAGAGAGGTACTAGGCACCATCACCGTTCAAATACCTAGAcctatttataaaaattagtttaggaATTTCTAAGAGACGGAGACCAGAACCCCATCATGgctaacaaaatgtttttgcttttgaagaggagaagaaaaaaaaaataaaggaggAGGCATTGATTCAGGGCCagggcaaaagaaaaaaaaaaaaaacaataatttgtttgtgttttgttattttgattttttcattCAGTTTTTTGGCTATAAATAAATTGGCGCaaaggaagaagaaaaacaaaaaaccgcAGGGGCGTGTCAAGAGGTGAG
The DNA window shown above is from Drosophila willistoni isolate 14030-0811.24 chromosome XR unlocalized genomic scaffold, UCI_dwil_1.1 Seg41, whole genome shotgun sequence and carries:
- the LOC111518717 gene encoding uncharacterized protein LOC111518717, whose translation is MNSYTKFKVPKLLSNWTQNVDRLKSTSKQTNNGRSSKNTDVNKCSTDDLNMNCFACGTNAKYMEYLFSKWVKDETSVHVSWHKYFAGIFPKSDEEDNRAKAFPGALSDLFKLEEDKK
- the LOC6642921 gene encoding 2-oxoglutarate dehydrogenase, mitochondrial, which translates into the protein MNQGRVKHLMLVVNFSKIDVAPRLLREYARYHYRKLQTSSSVCKSSQDNTKDTDSFANGSSAAYIEGLYTKWSKNPRSVDSSWDAYFSGKPRSISTTPSLYKKSEVSADSSATKTTKDAAAAAPPPASAGGVAPAAAAGAPPAADWKYIDDHLTVQAIIRAYQVRGHLAADLDPLGIVGPPGITSVDGKKRNAAQAVLRQHYTYVFNDLNATFKLPSSTMIGGDEQFLPLKEILDRLERVYCGHIGVEYMQITSLTKTNWIRERFEKPGAIMFNPDEKKLILERLTRSTGFENFLAKKFTSEKRFGLEGCDIMIPIMKEIIDRSTKLGVESIFIGMAHRGRLNVLANICRKPIPDILSQFHGLKATDSGSGDVKYHLGLFTERLNRVTNKNVRITVVANPSHLEYVNPVVLGKARAEMYQRGDSNGSKVLSIIIHGDASFCGQGVVYESMHLSDLPCYTTFGTIHIVANNQVGFTTDPRFSRSSRYCTDVARVVNAPIFHVNADDPEACIHCARVSTDYRAEFHKDVVIDIVGYRRNGHNEADEPMFTQPLMYQRIRKLQPVMQKYAEKLIKEGVVQEKEYKDMIAKYEKICDDAFIESKKVKTIKYSSWIDSPWTGFFEGRDRLKVCPTGVSLETLNNIGEIFSNPPPAEHKFEVHKGVLRILALRKQMVKSQMADWSLGEAFAIGTLLKDGIHVRLSGQDVERGTFSHRHHVFHHQSQDKGRYNSIEHLYPDQSPYVVCNSSLSECAIMGFEHGYSMAHPNTLVIWEAQFGDFANTAQTIIDSFIASGETKWVRQSGLVLLLPHSMEGMGPEHSSGRIERFLQLSDDDPDIYPDTCDCDFVARQLMDTNWIVTNLSTPANLFHALRRQVALGFRKPLINFSPKSVLRHPLARSPFRDFTECSEFMRIIPETGKAGCKPDCVEKVVFCSGKVYYDLVKEREEHEQDETVAIIRVEQVCPFPYDLITKQIELYKNAELIWCQEEHKNQGSWSYVQQRFDTTLIKMEDETRCISYHGRPPNSAPSTGNKVRHYTEYKNFMTSIFGELTEENKQRLERIVKEQQAQAKQASSSTKAKTVGQGEDKTKAKSSKDDKKDDKKDDKKDDKKDDKKAKPGATTAPPTSPPASPPPKQDNKSPTTSAPKGDMNPADKTKGKIDTKQENSKKATTDETNKNDENLKKPTK